The proteins below are encoded in one region of Telopea speciosissima isolate NSW1024214 ecotype Mountain lineage chromosome 10, Tspe_v1, whole genome shotgun sequence:
- the LOC122641921 gene encoding uncharacterized protein LOC122641921 translates to MEKASSGEMDLDEWEYISDDRDDHGFLDIQLSRKMGFDQKCVIDMNYFICPSLTPSRYIFHAPPNSTVPIPRMDSNKLVPIPIRLEPVSGKNPDHEFVKDITEVPIAKMADQIIASSPEATGDQDMISQVFFKKMKENEFVDMKMDSPNSGNTAIKPQAELGSFQFEEKDEGFKAEAKEHNKPSSRVATEQGMEKEDNPDSKINGESNWEGGFCIWKWRLSGLGTLCSVGFAAATICIFILGSHQRHKHHLNQNQNLHFQIYADDKRIKEMVNHSTRLNHALSAVRSVPLSRATISFGGYYGGL, encoded by the exons ATGGAAAAAGCCTCCTCTGGAGAGATGGATTTGGATGAGTGGGAGTACATCTCTGATGATCGTGATGATCATGGATTCCTTGATATCCAACTCTCAAGGAAGATGGGTTTTGATCAGAAATGTGTGATCGACATGAATTACTTCATCTGCCCATCTCTCACTCCTTCAAGATACATCTTTCATGCTCCCCCAAATTCGACTGTTCCAATTCCAAGAATGGATTCGAATAAACTTGTTCCAATCCCAATTCGATTGGAACCAGTTTCAGGGAAGAACCCAGATCATGAATTTGTGAAAGACATCACTGAGGTTCCGATTGCTAAGATGGCAGATCAGATCATAGCTTCGAGTCCGGAAGCAACAGGAGATCAAGACATGATCTcgcaagtcttcttcaagaaaatgaaggagaatGAATTCGTCGACATGAAAATGGACTCTCCCAACTCCGGGAATACAGCTATTAAGCCTCAAGCAGAGCTGGGCTCCTTCCAGTTTGAGGAGAAAGATGAAGGCTTTAAGGCTGAGGCCAAGGAACATAACAAGCCTTCTTCAAGAGTAGCAACTGAGCAAGGAATGGAGAAGGAGGACAACCCAGATTCCAAGATCAATGGAGAAAGCAACTGGGAAGGAGGGTTTTGCATCTGGAAGTGGAGACTATCTGGGCTTGGTACTCTCTGCTCTGTAGGTTTTGCTGCTGCCACTATTTGCATCTTCATCTTAGGAAGCCACCAGAGACACAAGCATCACctgaaccagaaccagaaccttCATTTCCAAATCTATGCCGATGACAAG AGGATTAAAGAAATGGTTAACCATAGCACCAGATTGAATCATGCCCTTTCAGCAGTGAGAAGTGTCCCATTATCCAGAGCTACCATATCCTTTGGGGGTTACTATGGTGGTCTTTAG